One Exiguobacterium sp. BMC-KP genomic window, CAGATCACTCGTCAGTGGATGACCATAATGTTCAAACCATTCTGGCCAAGCTGCTTCGTCAACGTAACTGTATAACATCATCCCTAAATCATACGCTCGGTCAGCAATGATCGCATCATCCCAATCATTTAGGTAGAGCTGACCATCCGCTCCCGTCAACCAATTATTATGATTTAAATCGGAATGACAGACGACTTGTTCATCTGTTCTTACATGTTCCAGGTTTTGTTCAAGATACACCATCGCATGTTCTACGAGGTCCGGATTCTCTAAATCCTCTGGTTGAAAATACAAACGGCATTGTCGCAATAATTCATCCGGCTCGATCGGGCGCTGATCAAGCTGTTGAAGCATGAACAACAATTCCTTCGAATCATGGATTTTCCCAAGCAAACGAGCCACTTCAGGACGCTCCATCATTTCCGGCTCCAATTCGTCTCCTTCAATGAACTGTTGGGCACTGATGACGTCCCCACTATAAATCCGTTTCGTCCACAATAATTTCGGGACGATTCCGTCTGCGGATAAAATCGCCAAAAACGGCGATGAATTTCGTTTTAAGAACAACTTCGATTGCCCGGTTGAAGCAATGTACGCTTCTCCTGTGATTCCACCTGCTGGCGTAAGGGTCCAGCCTTCGCCAAGCGCATCTAAAATATCTAATTCCATTATAATCCGCTCAACTTTTTTAGTAGATTTGCCTGAGGCACAATGCTTATCTTAACACGTCGCAATCGTCGTTGACAACGGAAGGACTTGAATCCTGTCGACACCTTTTAGAAGCGGGTCGACCGAGGCATCATCGCCTTGTACATGCACGTTCCAGCGCGAATGATCAAGTGAGACTTCAACGATTTCATGTGTCGTATTGTAGACGATGAGCGTTCGTTGCCATGCATCATACGAGTGGACCGCTCCAAGCTCGTAGGCGATGACTCCCGGACGTAAATCGATGAAATGAAGCAACTCTCGAATCTGATTCGCTCGGTGCAGGCGGAATCCGCCATGCATTCTACGAATCTGTAAAATCGTCTTGATGTACGCCACTAGGGAACGATGCTCATCTCGGCGCTCCCAGTCCATTCGATTGATTTCATCCGGTGCATTATAGCTGTTTTCGACGCCTTGTTTTGTTCGTAAGAACTCTTGACCTGCATGAAGAAACGGAATCCCTTGCGCAAGCAAGGCAATCGTCTGAGCAAGACGGCTCATTCGTAATAACTGTTGTTCATCCGCTTCAGGACAGGATAACTTCAATTTATCGTACAGCGTATGATTATCATGCGCCTCAACATAATTGATGGAGTAGGTAGGTTCCGGAAAACGACCGTATGTTTGATTGTCGATATGAACACTTCCTGCGATCCCGTTTCGAACCTCCCCTTCCTTCCAACCGTCTCCCGCAACGAATCCTCGGTCAAACTCACTAAACGTCGATCCTTTTAACGCATCTCGGAAGACATCATTAAAATGGGAAATTCGGGGCATTTGAGCAGCCGAGGCGCTCATCGCCTTTAGTCGCTCCGGCAATGCCGTCGCAAGATCCCATCCTTCCCCGTACACAAGAATCGTCGGGTCAATCGCATCGAGTGCCGCGCGAACATCATTCATCGTCTCAATGTCATGAATGCCCATCAAATCAAATCGAAAGGCATCAATCCGGTAGACACGAGCAAAGTATGTCAAACAATCGACAATGAGTCGGCGCATCATAAATCGTTCGGAAGCAGTATCATTTCCCACACCTGTTCCATTCGAGAGTATCCCGTCTACTTCATAGCGGAAATAATAACCGGGAACGAGCTGTTCGAGTGAAGAACGCTCACGAACAAATACGTGATTCATGACGACATCGAATGTGACACGAATCCCTGCTTCATGAAGTCGCTCTACCATTTCTGCATATTCTCGAACGCGAACGAGCGGTTCGACCGAACTCGCGTAACTCCCAGCTAGTCCGAACCAAAGCATCGGATCATATCCCCAGTTGTACGGCGTCCGCGTTCGTTCATCGGTCGTCTCGAAAAAGTGAACTGGCAGAAGTTGCAAATGAGTAATCCCAAGATCAAGGAGATAATTGAGTCCCGTTGCATGACCACGCGGGGAGACCGTTCCTCGTTCCGTCATCCCTGCATATTGCCCCGGATAACTCGAACCGGCTGAACGATCAATCGTGAAATCACGAATGTTCGCTTCGTAGATGACAGCGTCCGACGGTTTGACGAACAGAGGACGCGCGACCCGCTTCGGGAACCAATCGGAGATCGTTCGCTCGACGTCTACGATGACACCGTATCGCCCATTCTCTGATATGACACTAGCGTATGGATCAACGACCTCGTATGTCCCAAGATACGTCGTCACTTCATACCGATACCAACACTCAGCAAGATCACGCCCAAGCTCGAGACGATAAGCTCCCTGCTCTTGTCGTTTCATGTCGTGCCTTCCGAGTACCTGTTCATCTTGATCGTACACGACACACACGATCCGTTCTGCGACCGGTGACCAAACAGCAAAATGAAATATCCCCTCTTCTTCCCAGACGCCTAACTTCTCTTCGTAACGATACTTTCGTTCAAATGCTTCTGTCCGTACTAACCGATCTGGAACAACACGGATGGATTTCCCCGTCCCAAATACCTCATACCGACATTCTAGCTCGACCGGCTCAAGAACCATCAATTCATAAATTACCAATTGTTCTTCACGATGTATTTCGACCTGTTGAATTGGTAGTGACTGTCCATCACATTCAAGCGACCAGTGGATTGACGAATTGCCTTCAACCTCGACCCGGATGCTTTGAAAAGATAGGAATTCCGCCCGCGCCAACGGTATCGCAACTTCTTGATTCGTCATCTCTTTCGCAACGACAATGCCGTCGCTCCCTCCCCTACTCTTGAATTCGAGACTGCCCCTCACTTTGAATTGCCATTTGAAACTGAATCGATACCGTTTCTTTTAAGATTTTTTCGCACACTCGCATCTGAAAAGCTTTCGTGTGTGTCGCGTTCATATTCATCCGCTTCAACCATTTAGGAAACTCAACTTTATTAACGTAAGTCGTCGTCGTCTCTTTTGGAATCTTATCAAAATAACCACTAGGAGCTAAGATGACTCGTTCGATCGGTAAATCGTAATCTTGCCCGAGAATCGTATGCAAAATATCTTCCGTCCGTTTTAAACCGATATTTGGATTTAAGATTTGCTTCGCAGATGCCTTAAATGGCTGCTCGCGCCATAACTTATCACGTCGGATATGATAGATACTCTCTTCACCGTCGAGCCATTCCATGATGTAAATCGCAGAAGGACCGACAATGAATGGACTCAATTCGACTTCCCCGACTTGATATTGAATGACAGCGCGATAAAACATGGCGTATTGTTCATTTAGTAAATGTAGCATTTGATAGAAGTCTAAATGACGTTTCAATGGAATTCGCCAAATATCTTCTTCAGTAGCACCACCAGCGACATTCAATAGTTTTTGTAATTCAAGACGCTTTTTGTACCATTTATCGAATGCTCTTCGTGACAACTGTTTACCTGGAAGTTGAATGACTTCACTTTTCTTCATGACCTGCCACCATTTTTTAGGTCGGATCAACATCTCTCCCGGAAACAATTCTCCAGTTTCCCATTTTCGATAGACATTGGCATAATCAAGCGCTTGATGTTCACTAACTCGCTTCGTCATCTCGAGCGGATTTTTTTCAAATCGACTATCTAAGTCATATAGTTTCATCAAGATTGCGATGGGGATCACCTCATTCCTCTTTACCTAAACGAATCCGGTAAACTGGTTCATATCGCGGTGAAACGTCTGGTCGAACTTCAAATAAAACGAGTTCACGAACGGTCCATTCCACGAGTTGTATTGGACT contains:
- the pulA gene encoding type I pullulanase; the encoded protein is MTNQEVAIPLARAEFLSFQSIRVEVEGNSSIHWSLECDGQSLPIQQVEIHREEQLVIYELMVLEPVELECRYEVFGTGKSIRVVPDRLVRTEAFERKYRYEEKLGVWEEEGIFHFAVWSPVAERIVCVVYDQDEQVLGRHDMKRQEQGAYRLELGRDLAECWYRYEVTTYLGTYEVVDPYASVISENGRYGVIVDVERTISDWFPKRVARPLFVKPSDAVIYEANIRDFTIDRSAGSSYPGQYAGMTERGTVSPRGHATGLNYLLDLGITHLQLLPVHFFETTDERTRTPYNWGYDPMLWFGLAGSYASSVEPLVRVREYAEMVERLHEAGIRVTFDVVMNHVFVRERSSLEQLVPGYYFRYEVDGILSNGTGVGNDTASERFMMRRLIVDCLTYFARVYRIDAFRFDLMGIHDIETMNDVRAALDAIDPTILVYGEGWDLATALPERLKAMSASAAQMPRISHFNDVFRDALKGSTFSEFDRGFVAGDGWKEGEVRNGIAGSVHIDNQTYGRFPEPTYSINYVEAHDNHTLYDKLKLSCPEADEQQLLRMSRLAQTIALLAQGIPFLHAGQEFLRTKQGVENSYNAPDEINRMDWERRDEHRSLVAYIKTILQIRRMHGGFRLHRANQIRELLHFIDLRPGVIAYELGAVHSYDAWQRTLIVYNTTHEIVEVSLDHSRWNVHVQGDDASVDPLLKGVDRIQVLPLSTTIATC
- a CDS encoding phosphotransferase family protein; its protein translation is MELDILDALGEGWTLTPAGGITGEAYIASTGQSKLFLKRNSSPFLAILSADGIVPKLLWTKRIYSGDVISAQQFIEGDELEPEMMERPEVARLLGKIHDSKELLFMLQQLDQRPIEPDELLRQCRLYFQPEDLENPDLVEHAMVYLEQNLEHVRTDEQVVCHSDLNHNNWLTGADGQLYLNDWDDAIIADRAYDLGMMLYSYVDEAAWPEWFEHYGHPLTSDLKQRMHWYVVAQAVLSLYWYEDMRHPDVEDSYHFLEQLLEYSND